One genomic region from Bacillus sp. SLBN-46 encodes:
- a CDS encoding alpha/beta fold hydrolase, whose product MSGNSARFNFIPQLDLEKEASRWNQVYKVLTEPKPDIKPTQREVIWKKNKSTLYFHPAKDKKYQIPLFLVYSLINKSYILDVGEGSSVVGELTERGYDVYFLDWGSPEYEDSDITLDDYILNYLENGVKRALRHSGAEGISLVGYCLGGTISAIFTSITKLPIVNLLLATVPIDFSVGIVPDKWLKGLQKGTIDFNRFSDVYGVIPSEFMYLMFRGLSPVYTSPWINLITRAHDPHYVEKWRRMDKWTKDTASFAGSAFKQLFNDFYKDNKLLKGELEIGGRKVDLKNIKCPTFVFSTSRDTLVLEKQSLPIMDMISSEDKTYQVFEGGHVALALTGMFAKFADQWLSTHSKKIQEVAE is encoded by the coding sequence ATGAGTGGAAATTCAGCGCGTTTCAATTTTATTCCTCAGCTTGATCTTGAAAAGGAAGCATCAAGGTGGAATCAAGTTTATAAGGTTCTCACAGAACCTAAACCAGATATTAAACCAACACAAAGAGAAGTTATTTGGAAAAAGAATAAATCAACCTTATATTTTCACCCGGCAAAAGATAAAAAATATCAAATTCCTTTATTCCTAGTTTATTCGCTAATAAATAAATCCTATATTTTAGACGTGGGTGAAGGTAGCAGTGTTGTGGGGGAGCTTACAGAGCGCGGATATGATGTATACTTCTTAGACTGGGGCTCACCAGAGTATGAAGATAGTGATATTACCCTGGATGATTACATCTTAAATTATCTTGAAAATGGCGTGAAGCGTGCACTTAGGCATTCTGGTGCAGAGGGTATATCTTTGGTGGGCTATTGCCTGGGTGGTACCATTTCAGCTATCTTTACCTCTATTACAAAACTACCAATAGTGAACTTGCTTCTTGCGACAGTTCCCATTGATTTTAGTGTGGGAATTGTGCCGGATAAATGGTTAAAAGGACTACAAAAGGGAACCATCGACTTTAACCGCTTCTCAGATGTATATGGGGTCATTCCATCTGAATTTATGTACCTCATGTTTAGGGGACTTTCACCCGTCTATACTAGTCCATGGATTAACCTAATCACCCGCGCACATGATCCACACTATGTGGAAAAATGGCGAAGGATGGATAAATGGACAAAAGATACAGCCTCTTTTGCAGGCTCAGCCTTTAAGCAGTTATTTAATGATTTTTATAAAGATAACAAGCTCCTAAAGGGGGAGTTGGAAATTGGCGGTAGGAAGGTAGATTTAAAGAATATTAAGTGTCCAACGTTTGTGTTCTCGACCTCTAGAGATACACTTGTATTAGAAAAGCAAAGTCTACCTATTATGGATATGATTTCAAGTGAAGATAAAACATATCAAGTGTTTGAGGGCGGGCACGTTGCACTTGCCTTAACTGGTATGTTTGCTAAATTTGCTGATCAGTGGCTTTCTACTCATTCAAAAAAAATTCAAGAAGTAGCTGAATAA